The Thalassotalea psychrophila genome window below encodes:
- a CDS encoding amidohydrolase family protein: MTSKSKVKVNFNAITKVCVYTSLAFAIAACSSMGGNSEAPGADGYDLVINNGRVLDPETNFDGIRNVGIKDGRIVAITEDVITGSDTIDAKGLVVSPGFIDTHTHSSQKFAIKMAMMDGVTSAMDTELGASNVAAWYDAEAGKWPINYGTCVAHEHSRMMVLDKLEINDPIDASKGFTMRAKAAEDGVNSWSVTVANRDEINQITKILDKGLTEGALCIGTTPGYAQAGVQSYELFEVQKTAARYGRPIGSHTRYHTQNKAPAESTIGADEVIANAMALNAPLIYSHNNDYGWWEIEEKLQLARDQGYNVWSEYYPYAGGSSNIGAIAYTPAVWEDVLGFTYEEAIYDPSQSKFLTKEEVVALQKEDPGRIVVGYNNNRFDWFDDWIKEEGMTVGSDGMWDMRDGMTWDTDSNDFSGHPRTSGTHSRVLRLGREHNVPLMLSIKQLSYNSAYYLGKMGLTFFDERGRMQEGMVADITIFDANTVADKSDYVPGENGRPPAGMPHVIVNGKFVKRDGKALNEMVGKPIRFAPTESKWQPLELEHIK, encoded by the coding sequence ATGACTTCAAAATCAAAGGTTAAGGTTAATTTTAATGCGATTACCAAAGTGTGCGTCTATACAAGTTTAGCTTTTGCCATTGCTGCATGTAGCTCTATGGGCGGTAATAGTGAAGCGCCCGGCGCAGACGGTTACGACTTAGTAATCAACAATGGTCGAGTATTAGACCCTGAAACCAACTTTGATGGTATTCGCAATGTTGGTATTAAAGATGGTCGAATTGTTGCCATAACTGAAGATGTAATTACCGGTAGCGACACTATCGATGCCAAAGGTCTAGTTGTTTCCCCTGGTTTTATCGACACTCATACTCACTCATCACAAAAATTTGCCATTAAAATGGCTATGATGGATGGTGTAACGTCCGCCATGGATACTGAGCTTGGTGCATCGAATGTGGCCGCTTGGTATGACGCAGAAGCTGGCAAATGGCCAATTAACTATGGTACTTGTGTTGCCCATGAACATTCTAGGATGATGGTATTAGATAAGCTTGAAATAAATGATCCTATTGATGCATCTAAAGGGTTCACCATGCGCGCAAAAGCTGCAGAAGATGGTGTTAATAGTTGGTCGGTAACCGTTGCAAACAGAGATGAAATTAATCAAATTACGAAAATTTTAGATAAAGGCTTAACCGAAGGTGCACTTTGTATTGGTACAACGCCAGGTTATGCGCAAGCAGGTGTGCAAAGTTACGAGTTATTTGAAGTGCAAAAAACAGCGGCACGTTATGGACGTCCTATTGGTAGCCATACCCGGTATCACACCCAAAACAAAGCGCCAGCAGAATCAACCATTGGCGCAGATGAAGTTATTGCCAATGCCATGGCACTAAATGCACCGCTCATTTACTCGCACAACAATGATTACGGTTGGTGGGAAATTGAAGAGAAATTACAACTTGCCCGAGACCAAGGCTATAACGTGTGGAGTGAATACTACCCCTATGCAGGCGGCTCCTCTAACATTGGCGCTATCGCTTATACACCAGCTGTCTGGGAAGACGTTTTAGGCTTTACTTATGAAGAAGCTATTTATGATCCTTCTCAATCAAAATTCTTAACGAAAGAAGAAGTTGTGGCATTACAAAAAGAAGATCCGGGTCGTATCGTGGTCGGTTATAACAACAATCGCTTCGATTGGTTTGATGATTGGATAAAGGAAGAAGGAATGACCGTAGGTAGCGACGGCATGTGGGATATGCGTGATGGCATGACTTGGGATACTGATAGTAATGATTTTAGTGGTCACCCGCGTACTTCAGGTACGCATTCTAGAGTATTACGCTTAGGCCGTGAGCATAACGTACCGTTAATGCTATCGATAAAACAACTCAGTTATAATTCAGCCTATTACCTTGGTAAAATGGGGCTAACATTCTTCGACGAACGTGGCCGTATGCAAGAAGGGATGGTTGCCGACATTACCATTTTTGACGCCAATACGGTTGCTGACAAATCAGATTATGTGCCGGGTGAAAATGGCAGACCACCAGCAGGCATGCCCCATGTAATAGTGAACGGTAAGTTTGTAAAACGTGATGGCAAAGCTCTAAATGAAATGGTAGGTAAACCAATTCGTTTCGCGCCAACGGAAAGTAAATGGCAACCGCTTGAATTAGAACATATAAAATAA
- a CDS encoding FAD-binding oxidoreductase, giving the protein MSKILELLVDAVGANVVISGDEMDRATSYWDATPTQAVALARPKTTEQVSKILAICNEHGHPVITQGGLTNCVHSAEAQKEEIILSLERMNEIESIDITGGTATVGAGVILQTLQEACLEQDMLFPLDLGARGSCTVGGNVATNAGGINVLRYGMARQLVLGLEAVMADGTVLSSMNQMLKNNSAYDLKQLFIGTEGTLGVITRINVRIFPKPTTTNAAMLALQDFDSVTKLLNRAQRDLAGNLSAFEVMWGDHYRAVTVEGANRSPMSRDYNYYIMMETEGGDTANDEAGFMSLLESCFEEEIIIDAVIPKSESERIALWDIRENFEAILEPKPIFLYDVSLPIIEMDNYINTVEQQLKDKWTDCEFYVLGHIADGNLHFFIRPNDKADKTAEQLHYDSDEIVYGELQKVNGAVSAEHGIGMEKRAWLKYSRSEEEIKLMKLLKRTLDTNNILNRGRVLGDL; this is encoded by the coding sequence ATGTCAAAGATTTTAGAACTATTAGTTGATGCCGTTGGCGCAAACGTTGTTATTAGCGGTGATGAAATGGATAGAGCGACCAGTTACTGGGATGCAACACCAACACAAGCTGTTGCCCTCGCTCGTCCGAAAACAACTGAGCAAGTCAGTAAAATTTTAGCGATTTGTAATGAACACGGTCACCCGGTGATCACTCAAGGTGGTTTAACTAACTGTGTTCATTCTGCAGAAGCTCAAAAAGAAGAAATAATATTATCTTTGGAGCGCATGAATGAAATAGAGTCAATTGATATTACTGGCGGTACAGCAACCGTTGGAGCAGGTGTTATTTTACAAACCCTACAAGAAGCCTGCCTTGAACAAGACATGTTATTTCCTTTAGATTTGGGTGCACGTGGTAGTTGTACTGTAGGTGGTAATGTTGCGACTAATGCTGGCGGCATTAACGTTCTTAGGTATGGTATGGCACGCCAGTTGGTGCTGGGGTTAGAAGCAGTTATGGCTGACGGAACAGTGCTGTCATCAATGAACCAAATGCTTAAAAACAACTCGGCTTATGATCTTAAACAGCTATTTATTGGCACTGAAGGTACATTAGGGGTAATTACTCGCATTAATGTCAGAATATTCCCTAAACCGACTACGACCAACGCGGCAATGTTGGCTTTGCAAGATTTTGACTCAGTAACTAAGTTATTAAACCGTGCGCAACGCGATTTAGCCGGTAACCTTTCTGCCTTTGAAGTGATGTGGGGCGATCATTATCGTGCAGTTACGGTTGAAGGCGCCAACCGTTCGCCAATGAGCCGAGATTACAACTACTACATTATGATGGAAACCGAAGGTGGCGATACTGCTAATGATGAAGCTGGTTTTATGAGTTTATTAGAAAGCTGTTTTGAAGAAGAAATTATTATCGACGCAGTAATTCCAAAATCAGAATCAGAACGCATAGCACTATGGGATATTCGCGAAAACTTTGAGGCAATCCTAGAGCCAAAACCAATTTTCTTATATGACGTAAGCTTACCAATTATTGAAATGGACAATTATATCAATACTGTTGAGCAGCAACTGAAAGACAAATGGACTGACTGTGAATTTTATGTGTTAGGCCATATTGCCGATGGTAACCTGCACTTCTTTATTCGGCCTAATGACAAAGCCGATAAAACTGCTGAACAATTACACTATGACAGTGATGAAATTGTTTATGGTGAACTACAAAAGGTGAACGGTGCTGTTTCTGCAGAACATGGCATTGGCATGGAAAAGCGAGCATGGTTAAAATACAGCCGTAGTGAAGAAGAAATAAAGTTAATGAAGTTGTTAAAACGCACCTTAGATACAAATAACATTCTTAACCGTGGCCGAGTTTTAGGCGACTTATAA
- a CDS encoding dipeptidase: MKLKAIVLATSAILSGAIISNTAAAHDIGHEHEHVKNGWNAEAGFVSDVDVEAKLWSPRGKSQAEINERAAYVEKFFDASRTEAERAEDKAIKARFKDAIVINSLMPSGIGIQGIKEDKFEEAVNKNRDHQISLISTSVWAFEGVNDVSFQDTLDRTDAAIKALDLVKVDNTEDIRQAKADGKMAIMYNSQGADFVIEDLDKVKWAKDSGIRVMNFTYNNDNALAGGGQNTADNGVTELGIEFIKRMNKEGVIVDCSHSSSQTCIDMAKHSSKPVLATHSNSKALYDTGRNITDEAMKAIAATDGAVCTVGVGLFLNEKGTAEVEAIAEHVQYTAELIGRNRTCYASDYSHMYADFLKAFIGVVDKYPPEKGFGAPIQNASGGDIWGVARVLEDKYNWSESDIRGFLGENLMRVYKANWK; encoded by the coding sequence ATGAAACTTAAAGCAATCGTACTGGCAACGTCTGCCATTTTATCTGGTGCCATTATTTCAAATACAGCAGCAGCACATGATATCGGTCACGAACATGAGCACGTTAAAAATGGTTGGAACGCCGAAGCTGGTTTTGTCTCTGATGTTGATGTAGAAGCGAAGCTTTGGAGCCCTCGAGGTAAATCACAAGCCGAAATTAATGAACGTGCAGCCTATGTTGAAAAGTTTTTCGATGCCAGTCGCACTGAAGCAGAGCGCGCCGAAGATAAAGCCATTAAAGCCCGCTTTAAGGATGCTATTGTAATTAACTCGTTAATGCCATCAGGGATTGGTATTCAGGGCATCAAAGAAGATAAATTTGAGGAAGCGGTAAATAAAAACCGTGATCATCAAATTTCATTGATCTCAACTTCAGTTTGGGCATTTGAAGGGGTTAACGATGTTTCTTTCCAAGATACCCTTGACCGCACTGACGCGGCAATTAAAGCGCTTGATTTAGTAAAAGTTGATAATACTGAAGATATTCGCCAGGCTAAAGCCGATGGCAAAATGGCAATTATGTATAACTCTCAAGGTGCAGACTTTGTTATTGAAGATTTAGACAAAGTAAAATGGGCAAAAGATAGTGGCATTCGAGTAATGAATTTTACTTATAATAATGACAACGCCTTAGCTGGGGGTGGCCAAAACACTGCTGATAATGGTGTTACCGAACTTGGTATCGAATTTATAAAAAGGATGAATAAAGAAGGTGTGATTGTTGATTGTTCGCATTCATCGTCACAAACCTGTATTGATATGGCAAAACATTCATCTAAACCGGTATTAGCAACACACTCAAATTCAAAAGCGCTATATGATACAGGCCGAAATATTACCGATGAGGCAATGAAAGCTATTGCCGCAACAGATGGCGCAGTATGTACTGTAGGCGTAGGCTTATTCCTTAATGAAAAAGGAACTGCCGAAGTAGAAGCGATTGCTGAGCATGTACAGTATACAGCAGAGTTAATTGGTCGAAATCGTACTTGTTATGCATCAGATTACTCACATATGTATGCAGACTTCTTAAAAGCCTTTATTGGTGTTGTTGACAAGTATCCACCGGAGAAAGGCTTTGGCGCACCGATTCAAAATGCATCTGGCGGTGATATATGGGGTGTAGCTCGAGTTCTAGAAGACAAATACAACTGGTCAGAAAGCGATATTCGCGGCTTCTTAGGTGAAAATCTAATGCGTGTATACAAAGCTAACTGGAAATAG
- a CDS encoding nuclear transport factor 2-like protein — protein sequence MTIEQVVIDYYPKVDASDIDWVLDIFADESCYVRADATYATKQDITDFYNNDRKISGKHSIKNLTLNNDNVIAVNGVFKGIGVDGAAKDIGFSDFWTFDKEGKVTLRETYLAAGANYVKD from the coding sequence ATGACGATAGAACAAGTTGTTATCGATTATTATCCAAAGGTAGATGCAAGCGACATTGACTGGGTGTTAGATATTTTTGCCGATGAAAGTTGTTATGTTCGTGCCGATGCAACCTATGCAACGAAACAAGATATCACTGATTTTTATAATAACGATCGTAAAATTTCAGGTAAACATAGTATCAAAAACTTAACCTTAAATAATGACAATGTTATTGCCGTTAACGGTGTGTTTAAAGGTATAGGTGTTGATGGTGCAGCAAAAGATATTGGTTTTTCAGATTTTTGGACTTTTGACAAAGAGGGGAAAGTAACACTTCGTGAAACATACCTTGCCGCTGGTGCAAACTACGTAAAAGACTAA
- a CDS encoding AraC family transcriptional regulator, translating to MKYIHLIDTQVAMPVVRYLQSINAPVYDLLHQAGLPVEILEGKHRVIATYPWWKLMQVAYDYSEDEALGFHISDLKGLSGLQNFIEDKLLIASNAHDAICLLIHYLDSMSSHGVFKLYHQQKGSWFLAYTQDYLDVGLIPMQQTVFADMLKFVQLFLGKIWKPTLISIQHDDKKNVFNKYFPNAAIADKNKALGFFIAKEKLGELSERVKCFIEENSQQSIIPPTFKLTLCQALKPFGKEKLPQLKDVPEKVGLSLRKIQRSLAKEGTSFKEVIQQMRFDIAKDILLNSNDSIIDIATLLGYKNPSNFARAFKVWTGLTPKKYRRLNQK from the coding sequence ATGAAATATATCCATCTAATTGATACTCAAGTAGCCATGCCGGTTGTTCGCTACTTACAAAGTATTAATGCGCCTGTGTATGACTTATTACACCAAGCTGGGTTACCTGTTGAAATACTTGAAGGTAAACATAGGGTAATTGCCACATATCCTTGGTGGAAACTGATGCAGGTTGCTTATGATTACAGCGAAGATGAAGCGTTGGGTTTTCATATATCTGATCTAAAGGGGTTATCAGGCCTGCAAAATTTTATTGAAGATAAATTGCTTATTGCCAGTAATGCACATGATGCTATTTGTCTGTTGATACATTATTTAGATAGCATGTCTTCACATGGCGTTTTCAAATTATATCACCAACAAAAGGGAAGTTGGTTCTTAGCGTATACCCAAGATTATTTAGATGTTGGACTAATACCAATGCAACAAACGGTATTTGCCGATATGCTGAAATTTGTGCAGTTGTTTTTAGGGAAAATATGGAAACCGACGTTAATAAGCATACAGCATGATGATAAAAAGAACGTGTTTAATAAGTACTTTCCCAACGCCGCTATTGCCGATAAAAATAAAGCGCTCGGTTTTTTTATTGCTAAAGAAAAGTTAGGTGAGTTAAGCGAAAGGGTTAAATGCTTTATTGAAGAAAACAGTCAACAAAGTATTATTCCACCTACGTTTAAGTTAACCCTTTGTCAGGCATTGAAGCCCTTTGGAAAAGAGAAGTTGCCGCAGTTAAAAGATGTACCAGAAAAGGTAGGTTTATCACTTCGAAAAATTCAACGAAGTTTAGCCAAAGAGGGCACCAGTTTTAAAGAGGTTATCCAGCAGATGCGTTTTGATATTGCTAAAGATATATTATTGAATTCTAATGATTCTATTATTGATATTGCCACATTACTTGGCTATAAAAACCCGAGCAATTTTGCACGAGCATTTAAGGTATGGACAGGCTTAACACCGAAAAAATATCGAAGGTTAAATCAAAAGTAG
- a CDS encoding dipeptidase: MKLKTIALATLIAASGSVSAIEISDDFTARYWNVEGKTEAQINERVAFLMQAAFPRTSQERMADLAVRAKYSDAIVMDTLTTGAVNFPTGLTAPRYNEMMNFSYDYGYTYLSTTLSNGTDKDFNQTIERLKETDAANQAERRILVKSVDDIYKAKVEGRGAYDYHLQGAAQVETMEQLEQLNELGLNRVNFAYNTRNQYADGISTNMTDDDQGLSDKGIALVKKMNELGIIVDCSHSSDQTCVDAAKVSTKPVILSHTNPRALMNIRRNASDEAIKAVAASGGLACNNMVGGFLNDDFDASPKRVAESVQYVAELVGKEHTCMGVDYVHNMEDALHWIVRTPEKFPVEEGYGSISSVGVPADIWAVVAILEQSYDWTDAEIRGFLGLNYIRVMSEVMNDKGEVFVKANHNH, encoded by the coding sequence ATGAAATTGAAAACAATCGCACTAGCAACTCTTATCGCAGCTTCTGGCTCTGTATCAGCAATTGAAATCTCAGACGATTTCACCGCACGTTATTGGAATGTTGAAGGCAAAACTGAAGCGCAAATTAACGAGCGTGTTGCCTTTTTAATGCAAGCCGCTTTCCCTCGTACATCGCAAGAGCGTATGGCGGACTTAGCCGTTCGAGCCAAGTACAGTGATGCCATTGTTATGGATACTCTAACAACAGGTGCCGTTAACTTCCCAACAGGTTTAACCGCACCTCGTTATAATGAAATGATGAACTTCTCGTATGATTACGGTTACACCTATTTATCAACAACCCTTTCAAACGGAACTGATAAAGATTTCAATCAAACCATTGAACGCTTAAAAGAAACAGATGCTGCAAACCAGGCTGAGCGACGTATTTTAGTTAAATCAGTTGATGACATTTACAAAGCAAAAGTTGAAGGCCGTGGTGCATATGATTATCACTTACAAGGCGCTGCACAGGTTGAAACAATGGAACAACTTGAGCAATTAAATGAACTTGGTTTAAACCGAGTAAACTTTGCTTACAACACTCGTAATCAGTACGCTGACGGCATTTCAACTAATATGACTGATGACGATCAAGGTTTGTCAGATAAAGGTATTGCACTCGTTAAAAAAATGAACGAACTAGGTATTATCGTTGATTGTTCACATTCATCTGATCAAACTTGTGTTGACGCAGCAAAGGTATCAACTAAACCGGTAATTTTGTCGCACACCAACCCGCGTGCATTAATGAATATTAGACGTAACGCTTCTGATGAAGCCATTAAAGCAGTTGCCGCATCAGGTGGTTTAGCTTGTAACAATATGGTTGGTGGTTTCTTAAATGATGATTTTGACGCATCACCAAAGCGTGTAGCTGAATCAGTTCAATATGTGGCTGAGCTTGTTGGTAAAGAGCACACATGCATGGGTGTAGATTACGTGCATAACATGGAAGATGCGTTACATTGGATAGTTCGAACACCAGAAAAATTCCCAGTAGAAGAAGGTTATGGATCAATCTCAAGTGTTGGTGTACCAGCGGATATTTGGGCTGTTGTTGCTATTCTTGAACAAAGCTACGATTGGACTGATGCTGAAATCCGTGGATTTTTAGGTCTTAACTACATTCGTGTAATGAGTGAAGTAATGAATGATAAAGGTGAAGTTTTCGTTAAAGCAAATCACAATCACTAA
- a CDS encoding helix-turn-helix domain-containing protein, protein MKTLHLINSQSLLPIIAYLKLQKLDVKSLLYQSGLPVELASKDCKVKAVANYQYWQFISMCQQQLNRPDFGYRLVKEIKLATMKPIFDQVCDKSLSLYDGLNMLVRLMSHISTHASYGLSQQKNGIWLYGSSVEIEEEVLPPLEQISIANMIGFVRYYLGDNWQPSAITLQHKDETNETCKYFPNSLVTDVQTKTGIFIGKVHLGKINYKFTLENLIGNSEIDIDFSDKLYQLLSHYAGLGFPTIDKLSELVGLSLRQIQRRLVKENTSYRDILNKVKFDTACQELTQTNKRIIDISQLLDYTDASHFGRAFRKISGMSPKQYRAIH, encoded by the coding sequence TTGAAAACCTTACATTTAATTAACAGTCAGTCGCTGTTGCCAATAATTGCTTACTTAAAGTTACAAAAGCTTGATGTTAAATCTTTGCTCTATCAATCTGGGTTACCTGTAGAATTAGCGAGTAAAGACTGTAAAGTTAAGGCTGTAGCGAATTATCAATACTGGCAGTTCATTTCTATGTGCCAGCAACAACTTAATAGGCCTGATTTTGGATACCGCTTGGTGAAAGAGATCAAACTTGCCACGATGAAACCTATTTTTGATCAGGTTTGTGATAAAAGTTTGAGTTTATACGATGGTCTGAATATGTTGGTGCGGTTAATGTCTCATATTTCAACTCATGCTAGCTATGGCTTGAGTCAGCAAAAGAATGGCATTTGGTTATATGGCAGTAGTGTTGAAATTGAAGAAGAGGTATTGCCGCCGCTAGAACAAATCTCAATAGCCAATATGATCGGCTTTGTTCGTTATTACCTTGGTGACAACTGGCAACCATCGGCGATAACACTACAGCACAAAGATGAAACGAACGAAACTTGTAAATATTTTCCTAATTCTCTGGTTACCGATGTGCAGACTAAAACTGGAATTTTTATTGGCAAAGTTCACCTAGGTAAAATCAACTATAAATTTACTCTCGAAAACTTAATCGGGAACAGTGAGATCGACATTGATTTTAGTGACAAACTCTATCAATTACTCAGCCATTATGCCGGGCTTGGATTTCCGACCATTGACAAATTATCCGAGTTGGTAGGTTTAAGCCTTAGGCAAATACAACGTCGGCTTGTAAAAGAAAACACCAGCTATCGGGATATTTTAAATAAGGTGAAGTTTGATACAGCTTGCCAGGAATTAACACAAACCAACAAACGTATTATCGATATATCTCAACTGCTTGATTATACCGACGCGTCACATTTCGGTAGGGCGTTTAGAAAAATATCGGGCATGTCACCTAAGCAATATAGAGCGATTCATTAA
- a CDS encoding Lrp/AsnC family transcriptional regulator, with protein sequence MSLDRVDKQILQLLQQDGSLSSAEIAEQVGLTPPPCWRRIKKLQDNGYIDKCVNLLNAKKLGLGVTVFATIKLSAHGKENVETFREKITSYEEVMECYILLGGIDVLVKMNVASVESYHELFFRRLSQIPGVQEVNSSVVVERVKDTTELPIK encoded by the coding sequence ATGTCCCTTGATAGAGTTGATAAACAAATATTGCAACTTTTGCAGCAGGATGGCTCTTTATCTTCAGCAGAAATTGCCGAACAAGTAGGTTTAACCCCGCCGCCGTGTTGGCGCAGAATTAAGAAATTGCAAGATAATGGCTATATTGATAAATGTGTAAACTTATTAAATGCTAAAAAACTCGGGCTAGGGGTTACCGTGTTTGCCACCATAAAACTGTCGGCCCATGGTAAAGAAAATGTTGAAACATTTAGAGAAAAAATCACCTCTTATGAAGAAGTGATGGAGTGTTACATTTTATTAGGTGGGATAGATGTTTTGGTTAAAATGAATGTGGCAAGTGTAGAGTCTTATCATGAATTGTTTTTTAGACGATTATCGCAAATCCCTGGCGTACAAGAAGTAAATTCAAGTGTTGTTGTTGAACGAGTAAAAGATACTACTGAGCTGCCGATCAAATAA